Within Harpia harpyja isolate bHarHar1 chromosome 4, bHarHar1 primary haplotype, whole genome shotgun sequence, the genomic segment AAACAATCCAGTCTATGAGAAAATCTTTGATATAGCTACTAACTATTATTGCTTTAAAGAAGCTACATTTGAAAATGGCAGTATATGACAGTTGTTTTTGTATATGGCAGCACATGCCTTCTGTGAGGTCTATTGGGGGGctgtttttttaagtatttaatagCAGCACATAGCAAAGTGCAACTGACAAAGCAAGAGTTCCAAGAGATACACAAGTTTTCCttccagaaacacagaaatattgCTATACAGAAAATTAGCTGCTTTACCTTATATAGTACGTGGAATTGACATTTTCTCACCTGGGATAAGATTTGCACAAGTTAGGCTTACATAGAGCACACTGATGAGAATTTTATCAGCCAGAGGATCAAGAGCGCTTCCCAAAGCTGATTTCTGATTAGCCCAGTTTCGTGCAATAAATCCATCCAGCTAGGAAAAACAAAGTTCAATGTTTCTTTGTTAGAAAACTTAGAATAAAAATAGTCTATATATGCTACTGTTACAGAGATATTTCATGAATGACATCATATAATACAGCTAGTTTAACTAAGATGAAATATGATACCTGTTAGCTGATATTTGTATCATGTTTTTTTTCACACTGCATTCCAGGTTCTGAAAGCCTCTGAACATACTCAattctcattatttaaaaaaaaaaaaaaaaaaaaaaaaagagagagagagaagaggtatCTGATGTTCTAAAATTCACACCACTATTGTCATGATGGGTGCAGTGGGTACACCTGTACATGTCAACAGACCACTAGATGCATGAGCACTGACTGGACAATGCCCACCCGGGGCTGGTCAGGGAACCCCGATATCCCCCATTGCTCCACCAGCACCAAGCCCCCTTCGGGCACCTGCAAGCTCCCTTCACAATGTCGCAAAGGATGCATTTAGCGTTACTAGAAAACAACGACTATCAAAACGGATCTGTTTTACTCATTTCCATTCTATATCGGGAGTCTAAATTTCAACGCACGTCAATGGGATCACTGTAACCCACGCTATCCCCAAAGTATTTCCAAACTGACGTAGACATACCAAATCCGTTACACCGGCCAAAACAAAGACACCTAGTGCAACACGGAAGTTTTCTTCAACGATCAAATACCCTAAAACTGGCGCCAAACCCATTCTTGCCATCGAGAGTATATTTGGGATCGTCCAGGGGTTTTCATACTgtaaagcaagaaagcaaaaactTCAGGCCGGGAAGGCAAACCCTACCTTGGCACCCAACAGAACTAAGACAGACAAACAGGCGCTTGAAGTTGAACCGGCCAGAAAGCCTTGCAAGTTCCTGGAAGCAACCTGCCCTTTGTGCAGGACACAGGGACGCGGCCTCTAACTACTACTAAACATTAACTCAGCCCTCAAAAGGAGGTTACGCCGCCCGCCACCGAGGGACCCCAAAAGCCCTCGTTCGGCTGCAAACTCAGCCGCGGCACCCGTGGCCCGCAGGCAGCGGGACCTTCGCCCCCCCACGGGGTAACAAGTGCCCCCCCCGGCGCCGCCCGTCAGCGACCGCCTCCCCCGACCCCGCCGCACCCCCCTGCGCCGGTCACGTACCAGCTCGGCGTAGCGCCCCGCCACACGCCGCTCCCGGGGGGGCtccggcggcccggccccgccgctccccgcccgccgctgcccgctCCCGCCGCTGAGGAGGCGCCAGGCGGTGGCGGGCGCGCGCAGCAGCCGCTGGGGCTCGCGCAGCAGCCGCTGGTGCTGCCGCAGGGCGGGCGCCGCGCGCGACCCCACCAGAGCCCTCGCGGCCGCCGCCAGGCAGAAGACGCCGCTGTTGccatggcggcggccgcccggcccgccgccgcgcccctccgccgtcgccgccgccccGGGTCGGGCGGCCAGAGGCCTCGCGCCGCCGCCCGGCCGTCTCCGCCCCGCGCCGCGGAGGAGCCCCCAGAAACCCCTGCCCAGCCAAGCGGCGGTCAGCATGGTGTGGGGTGGCGCCTGCCCGCGGCCCCTACGCGCGCTGCGGCCGTGCCCGCGGGAGCGAgcggcctcccgccgccgccgtcgccatCCGCCGCCCCGACAGaccggcgcggggggggcgcggggaCACGGTATGAGCCGCGGGCTGTGCGTGTGCAgcgaggggtgggggggacgcGCGACTTTTTGCGGCGTTTTACGGCAGCCCCCTCGCCGCCGGGCCGCGCGCTTTACGGCAGGCTGCCACCCCCGGCGGccgaattaaaaaataaatcccagcTGTGAGGAGAAATAAGGCGAAACCCGCTTTTCCGCTTTTTCCGGCCTACCTACCTGCCGGCCGAGGCTCTCCTCCGGGGGCCCCCGGGCGCGGACGGCGGCGCCTGTGGCGGCATGGCAGGGCGGCTCCGTGGGGCCGCGCGTTTTTGCTCCAGCTGTTCTCTTGCAAGCCCTTAACGGAGGAAGGTGAAGGTTTGCTTTAGCGTAAGAGATTCCTAAGAGGACTTAAGAAGTCTCTTGTTCTGGGTTCTTGTTCTtcgccctccctccctcgcccacGTTTACTTTAGCTTGAGGAGAAAGAATTTACTTTTCTGGGTGTAATCACTTGTTTGCGTCTGAGGCTTGTTCCTGCCCACCTTCCCTAACGCCCAGAGACGCTGGTATGTTTCAGGTTTCTGGCATCAGTTTATCATCCAGCTAAGGTTTGAGCCCCAGGTGTTCAATCAGCTTTAATTACACACAACAGTCAATAACTAGCAAAACAAAGGGAGGctcttcaaacaaaaataaaaccaaccaaaaaacccaaaccaaccaaccaaaagacaaacaaaaaccccaaacgaaagcaaaaaaccccaaccagtcGAATGTAGGATATTTAACTCTACCTTTTCCACAGCTGTTTGAAAGAATCAAGAAAGAGTAGCTAAAATGTGGATGACTGttaatttattaattcctccACTGCatcaattagatttttttttttatcattattttttaaacatcgGGAGGGCGAGGGCAGGACTGGAAAAACATGACCTGGATGCCGGGGCAGGGTGCACCATTAGCAAGGGCACAGGTGACACAAAAGAGTGGCAGATAcaccggggctggggcaggagggagggagggagggggtcctgctgctgtccagagggacctcaacaggcagAGAATTGGTTTGACAGGAACCTGATAAAGTTCAGCACCACACCTGGACATGGTGACATTGAGCAGGGAGGGCAGAAATTCCAGTTCTGTCCTCTGCCCGTTATGCCCTGGTTGTATTGTGCAAGTCTGAGAAGATTTCTTCtaagtagaaaacaaaaaaaaaaacccagccaaaccaaaaccaccccaaactcTGCAGTAAGCTGCTAGCAAAGGTTAAGAAATCAACATCTAACACCTGCTTCCCATTAGCTGTGATAGAGTAGGTTGCCTCCTCATGTAGGATTAACTCCCAGTTTGCAGGAAGATGCATCTCCTCTGCTGCCCAAATGCTCTCACAGACAGGTGACAACTACCATATGCACATGTAGACAGAGAgttcatacattaaaaaaaaaaaaaagccgttaACCACAGTTACCCTCATGAGCAAACACAACCTGGAAAGAGCAGGCTGCTTGCCACTTGAGTTCATATGTAGAGCTATAGctgcttagttttctttttaagcatcCCATCCTTCAAATTAGATATTGAAGTAGATTCACACTAAGGTAGCATTGAGCAGTTTAACATGTTCTTTCAAATCTATAAAGCTTGTATTTTCATACAAAATTGCTGTGGAAGCATGCTGTAGATCAGATCCTTATGTCActtaataaaaaagcagaaacgATGAAGCTTATTTTGTCTTACAATTTATGTATCATATTTTACcttagaaaaaaaggagggaaaacagaagTATCAACAATGcatgcctgaatttttttttttccaaatacttagACTGAAAGCTtctcatctgccattttattgcacTAGACCGTGATTCCGATTTTGTAAAAGTCAGGAAATATCCAGCACTTTACTCTCTTGCAGAACACACATTCTTCTGCGGCAGGAACAGAGTTACCCAGAAACAGATATAACATGTTCATGTTAACGTATCTGGTAACAGCCATTAACACCCACACCAGTGTTCACTGTTACTGTATAATGCTCTTGAACAAATCACAGATTTCTCATATATAAAGTTTAATGAAAGACATAAATAAAATCCAGTTCtgttttacaaattaaatattgTAATAAGGTTATTTTCTTAAATCAGACTTGTGTTTCAAATAAAATCTCAGCTACAAAGACCAATAAATACagagctgcaaagcagaaaatcAAGTCAGTTTCAATAAGGTATCACTTCTTAACAGCTATAAAACTGTGTTGTCTCAACATGAAGTTTTCCAACCTTTTGGAAACATTTCTATACTTTAAATTCCTCTAATGAACTACAGTGCTAAAAATACAACTCACATCATCCTCTCACAAaagatttctggttttaaatttgTGGGTCCAACATCTCTTTTGGAAGGAGAATCTGTTATGGCACTGTGATAATGTCAATACAAAACACACTATGCACTCCTCAAGGAGGATAAAGTACATGCTAGTCTTACAGAATCTCATTTGGGCTAGCAGACCTACAGAATGAGTCAAGCAGCAATACCACATGTCAGTTTGTTCTATGGCAGCTTAAAGCAAGCCTGGGGGCAACTGCTAGTTTCTGAAAGGGAGTCCCACACCTCAGTAAGCGACCATGCCAGCAGAGCATCGACTACTGTGCTAGGCTGCAGTTCAGCATGCTTTATTGCTGCAGGTCCATCAGTCCATTCTGGATGTAACGATTATGTCTCAAGAAAGTTTATCACAATGGCTCTCTTCACATTGTCTGAAGCTGATAAACTCTTGAACCTTTTTTCAAAAGATAACCCTGATCATTTAGGGATCCAATAAAGCTTTCAAAATCAGATACCTGGGAAAAGACAGACACAAATAAATATCAAATTGGAAGAATGACATTTTATGTGATGTATAGCAACATAAACAGTTTGAAAGAACTTAGTGAAATAAAGTGAGCTAAGAATAGGTTAGTTTCCTTAGCAAATGGCTGACCTACTAGGTGGTGGCATACAGTCAGTTGCACGCTTTTGTGCTTTACTTACACACTTTATAGCATGCAGAAAATATACAGAGTAACCTGTGTATAAATCTAAGTTCTGAAACACGAGTATCTACCAAAGAAAAGTTTGATTTCTACAGCTCTCACTGATTTCCAAGTATTTGTTACAGGTATAGAACTTTGAATGGGCAAGAAATATTCTATACATAAGGGGAAAATCAGAATTAATTGGGTTAGCTATATAGGTAGCTAGTCGCTGGATGAATGAATGATCATGTGAGAAGAGAGCTGACAATAACACGTTATGTCAGACAGGATTATGTATTGTCAACGTTTGAACAAGTTTGGAGACTGAAGCTATCTCACCCCAGCAGGCCAAAGTAGGTTAACCAGGCAATAAGAACAACAACATTATTGCCCATAAAGAGAAATTCATTATCACTACTTTTCACTCATTAAACCTGAAATCCAGTTTTAAGTTTtaaattggcatttaaagctttTTATCATGAAGCAAAAAGTAGAATTAGCTACTGATATTTTTGTTtggctgaagtcccccacaagTACGGAATGCAAATCAGTTACAGGATAAAACTGATTTGTGGCCGTGTGTCCTATCAAGTTACAACATTAGGATGCTTGAAGCAGGAATGAAAACTCAAAAGGTGTATTTGGGCCAGAGAAGGCCGAGCAGAAACATCACTGCACTACTGAAATAGATCATGGACAGTCACAGTCACAACAGTCTAAATTTAGGAACAAAAATAGGTGTTTCCCCTGGGGAGCCAGAGGAAGTAAAGTATACTGAAACCAAAATTGCCTttcacaaaacaaagcagaatctTGTTAAGGACCAGCTTCAGAAGCAGAACCAGCCCTTACTAGTGCAAAGAGTTGTTACTGTCAAACAGCTAGTAAGATTAATAAAGCTGACAAACAAAGGCAATTCGGGAAGATTGTTCAGCCTAAAAGCAGCAAACGCTGCTTATTTCTGTTCATTGCAGAGAGGTATGGCAGATGTGCCTTTTCCACTTTCCATTTTGCAATAAGTAATTTTGACTGGTCTTGCAGTTTATTCTTGAAGAAATGCTTGATTTCCAAACTTACTCGTATTTGTAGCTCCGTCGCAATCTGTCGAAGCTGTTGCAAGTCAAAGAGATTGTTGTAAGTTCTCTCCGCAATACTGTTAAGGGCAGAAACAAATCTTTTTGCTTGTGACCGATTGCTCATCCCAGATCCATGCTGTGAACGTTCAAAGTCCAGTTTTCCAAACTCATCAGAGTAGGTTCCCAGCATgctaaaaatacatattaaaaaaaaaaataatcaacaggAGATAAAAGCAAGAGTATATGAATTTGCTTCCTGACACATAACTGCATGAGAAAGCTTCCAGAAGCCACATAGGAAACCATCTCCTAGTAAGAAAGACACTATCTAGGGAACTTAGACTAAGCATCTGTCCAAATCACTTTTAAACTTAAATCGTTCAACTGCAACAACAGAAAGTAAtcacacaagagaaaaaaaaaaaaaaaaacctttagcAGCACCTCATGCCTTAAGTAACATGCATGGGTATACATAACCGCTACAATGATACAACTCAAAGGCCTAAGCAACTGTATTCAGCTTAGGGCTGCTGTCAGTTTTTAAAGAAGAGCTAACAAATCTGAATATTGGTATCATGGGCCTAAACTTTATCAAGTCATTTCTTCACTGTATTTGTatatctgtgtttaaaaaaaaagttttgaatgaATAGCACTGtgatgctttatttatttttaaaacagtgtgtATTACctatatttcattatttctattACATCCTCAGCATCTTCCTTGGTAGATTTCTCCCTTAATTCCAGCCTTGACCGtgccttaaaacaaaacaaaaaaacccacaaaggtATATTTAAGATATATTATAGCTGATGTAGAGCACTTGTAGcatttttttcaccacacacacaaattttaGGAGCAGAGATGTAACCTGAACCTACAGGATTTAGAGGAagattcctctctttttttaatagcgttttgtcatggtttaaccccagccagcaactaagcaccacacagctgctcactcacttccccccacccagtgggatgggggagggaatcaggaaaaaagaagtaaaactcatgggctgagataagaacagtttaatagaacagaaaggaggaaactaataatgataataatagcaataataaaatgacaataaaaataaaaggattggatataaatgacatcacatggtatggaatatccctttggccagtttgggtctgctgtcctggctgcgtcccctcccagcttcttatgcccctccagccttcttgctggctgggcatgagaagctgaaaaatccttgacgtagtctaaacgctacttagcaacaactgaaaacatcagtgcgttatcaacattcttgtactgaacccaaaacataacactataccagctactagaaagaaaattaactatcccagctgaaaccaggacacgttTCAATGTCATCTCCTGCATACTCGCGTTATTAGGCTGCATCTTggagtttatttgctttttaacagTGTATTCTTGGGAAGCAGCAGATCACAAATACTGTTATCAAGGCATAGTGttaaggaaaacagcagcagttcaAAGTTCAAGATGGGCAGCAGCTTGTTCCTGCCTGCACCTACTTTTTCTCCTTTGGGGACAATGTGATCGATTCTCTTTCCACCCCCTCAAGGGTGTTTTAATTTATAAGAGGCTTTAAGCAGCAGTAGCTCTTAAGCATTTGCAAGTCTCTtgcagtctctctttttttttttttttttttaaacacaacaaAGCAGCATAGAAGCAAATAAGCTGTCAAAAATTACAGAGTATCAGTAGTAGTTTAGGAATAATCTCTTTGCTTTCAATCCCTTAAGTATTACAGCTTGCATTTACCTCCGTAAGTCGAATCAATGACTCTAGCTGCCTCGTGGTGATTGGTGTGCTGTCTGCTCCTTGGTTCTGTTTCCGGAGCTCAAGGTAGAATTCCTGGAGGACCTGAGCAGCTTCTGGAGATAATTTTGGATGAACATACTGCCGAGCATATCCAACATACTTCCTCAGCAGCTGATGTGGAATAGCATCAAAGTTTTCTCCTGGTAAGATCTAACCCAATTACAAAGAG encodes:
- the CRLS1 gene encoding cardiolipin synthase (CMP-forming): MLTAAWLGRGFWGLLRGAGRRRPGGGARPLAARPGAAATAEGRGGGPGGRRHGNSGVFCLAAAARALVGSRAAPALRQHQRLLREPQRLLRAPATAWRLLSGGSGQRRAGSGGAGPPEPPRERRVAGRYAELYENPWTIPNILSMARMGLAPVLGYLIVEENFRVALGVFVLAGVTDLLDGFIARNWANQKSALGSALDPLADKILISVLYVSLTCANLIPVSLTSVIILRDVALIAAVFYVRYKTLSPPRTLSRYFNPCYATAQLKPTFISKMNTAVQLILVAASLAAPVFNYVDSIYLQTLWCITAFTTVTSAYSYYHYGRKTVQVINNK